Proteins encoded together in one Entomobacter blattae window:
- the dut gene encoding dUTP diphosphatase, with the protein MNNKMKLKIQTLPHYDLDNWGLPSYGSEGAAGFDLRAALHTGQKEALRELFEKSNANGYSIIKTKTKGDKNATKLNIPSGFVGIIPTGICIEIPQGCELQIRSRSGMGMFGSLVIAHGTGTIDSDYRGEILIGLRNMNLTTRVIRRGACIAQAILAPVYRAEWEQTTTLTETQRGQNGFGSTGL; encoded by the coding sequence ATGAATAATAAAATGAAACTCAAAATACAAACACTCCCACACTATGATCTAGATAATTGGGGTCTACCGTCTTACGGCTCAGAGGGCGCGGCAGGGTTTGATTTACGGGCGGCTTTACATACAGGCCAAAAAGAAGCGTTACGGGAGTTATTCGAAAAATCAAACGCAAACGGATATTCCATAATTAAAACCAAAACCAAGGGGGATAAAAACGCTACAAAACTTAACATTCCATCGGGTTTTGTTGGAATTATCCCTACAGGAATTTGCATTGAAATACCGCAGGGTTGCGAATTACAGATACGGTCACGCTCAGGAATGGGTATGTTCGGAAGTTTGGTAATCGCCCACGGCACAGGGACTATTGATAGCGACTACAGGGGAGAAATTCTGATAGGACTCAGAAACATGAACCTGACAACACGGGTGATAAGGAGGGGAGCGTGTATAGCCCAGGCCATTCTCGCACCCGTTTATCGTGCTGAATGGGAACAAACCACGACTCTAACAGAAACACAGAGAGGACAAAATGGGTTCGGTAGCACGGGATTATAG
- a CDS encoding DNA cytosine methyltransferase: MTHLYNDTDRNANAWLAEIIKNHLLPDGDINEGSISEITPDEVSGYTQCHFFSGIGGWPYALQLAGWPEDMPIWTGSCPCQPYSVAGKKQGDNDTRHLWPDLFRLIKANRPPVVMGEQVAGKLGYAWFDGVCADLEGEGYTCRAVDIPSCAVNAPHIRNRLYWIAMANTDSQRLKECFREKPNGQEQLRTPNLDDMADSNSIGQQEGKRDMQDAGYGKVFATTYDSFWDNWVPVTSKLDGKTRRAEPTIPLLVDGLSGRVALMRGYGNAIVPPLAAQVIRAFMESLR; the protein is encoded by the coding sequence ATGACCCACCTCTACAACGATACGGACAGGAACGCCAATGCGTGGTTGGCAGAGATTATTAAAAACCATCTACTGCCAGACGGAGATATTAATGAGGGATCTATTTCAGAAATTACCCCTGACGAGGTGTCGGGATACACACAATGTCATTTCTTCTCCGGTATCGGGGGATGGCCATACGCCCTGCAACTCGCAGGATGGCCAGAAGACATGCCAATCTGGACAGGATCATGCCCCTGTCAACCCTACTCGGTTGCAGGCAAAAAACAGGGGGACAATGATACAAGGCATCTATGGCCAGACCTATTTAGGCTCATCAAAGCCAACCGGCCCCCTGTCGTTATGGGTGAGCAGGTTGCAGGAAAACTTGGCTATGCTTGGTTCGACGGAGTTTGTGCTGATCTGGAGGGAGAAGGCTACACCTGCCGGGCGGTCGATATTCCGTCTTGCGCCGTCAACGCCCCACACATCAGAAACCGCCTCTACTGGATCGCCATGGCCAACACCGACAGTCAACGACTCAAAGAATGTTTCAGGGAAAAGCCAAATGGGCAGGAACAGCTACGCACTCCCAACCTTGATGACATGGCCGACAGCAACAGCATCGGACAGCAAGAGGGGAAAAGGGACATGCAGGACGCAGGATACGGGAAAGTATTTGCCACAACATATGACAGCTTCTGGGATAACTGGGTACCAGTCACAAGTAAACTCGACGGAAAAACAAGGCGCGCCGAACCCACAATTCCTTTGCTGGTTGATGGGCTTTCCGGACGCGTGGCACTCATGCGGGGTTACGGCAATGCAATCGTCCCGCCGCTAGCAGCGCAGGTTATACGGGCATTTATGGAGAGTTTGAGATGA